A section of the Macadamia integrifolia cultivar HAES 741 chromosome 9, SCU_Mint_v3, whole genome shotgun sequence genome encodes:
- the LOC122088518 gene encoding caffeic acid 3-O-methyltransferase-like isoform X2 produces MAASTENQVKKSSVYYNADDAGVLAMEIPGSVVLPMVLKAAIELDLLEIIARAGPDAQLSSSVIASQLQTQNPDAPEMIDRIMRLLASYSFLTCSLLTHHDGCVERLYGLAPVSTFFLANHDAPMAGFLKMLNHKVFLQSWHHLKDAVLEGGTPFDKANGVSVYEYAATDPSFNESFNTAILRGTIKTMREILEKYKGFDNAKVVVDVGGGIGAALELITSKNPNIKGVQHVGGDMFVNVPTGDVIFLKAVLHNWGDDHCLKLLKICYEALPKDGKVVVIERVLPVAPETTVDAKAMFRLDLFMLAQHPGGKERTEREFEILAKGAGFIGLKLVCCAFNQWVMELYKNHL; encoded by the exons ATGGCTGCTTCCACAGAGAATCAAGTCAAAAAATCCAGCGTTTACTACAACGCCGACGATGCTGGCGTTTTGGCCATGGAAATTCCAGGTTCTGTAGTCCTTCCTATGGTTTTGAAAGCCGCTATAGAGCTGGATCTGCTAGAGATAATAGCTAGAGCTGGCCCAGATGCCCAGCTTTCATCTTCTGTGATAGCATCCCAGCTCCAAACACAGAACCCAGATGCACCTGAGATGATTGATCGCATCATGAGGCTTCTAGCCAGCTACTCCTTCCTCACCTGCTCTCTTCTTACACACCATGATGGCTGTGTTGAAAGGCTCTATGGCTTGGCACCAGTCTCCACCTTTTTTCTGGCAAATCATGATGCACCAATGGCTGGTTTCTTGAAGATGTTAAATCACAAGGTCTTCCTCCAGAGCTG GCATCACTTGAAAGATGCAGTTTTGGAAGGAGGAACTCCATTTGACAAAGCCAATGGTGTCTCTGTGTATGAATATGCTGCTACTGACCCAAGTTTCAATGAGTCTTTCAATACAGCAATCCTAAGGGGAACCATCAAAACCATGAGGGAAATACTTGAGAAATACAAAGGTTTTGACAATGCCAAAGTAGTAGTTGATGTGGGTGGTGGGATCGGAGCTGCACTTGAGTTGATCACTTCCAAGAATCCTAACATCAAGG GTGTGCAGCATGTCGGTGGAGACATGTTTGTAAATGTTCCAACAGGAGATGTCATTTTTTTAAAG GCGGTACTTCACAACTGGGGTGATGATCATTGTTTGAAGTTGTTGAAAATTTGCTATGAAGCATTACCAAAGGATGGAAAAGTGGTTGTGATTGAAAGGGTTCTTCCTGTAGCCCCAGAGACCACAGTTGATGCAAAAGCCATGTTCAGACTAGACTTATTTATGTTGGCTCAACACCCTGGAGGAAAGGAAAGGACAGAGAGAGAGTTTGAAATCTTGGCAAAGGGGGCTGGGTTTATTGGTTTGAAATTAGTTTGTTGTGCTTTTAACCAATGGGTCATGGAATTGTATAAAAACCACTTGTAA
- the LOC122088518 gene encoding caffeic acid 3-O-methyltransferase-like isoform X1 encodes MAASTENQVKKSSVYYNADDAGVLAMEIPGSVVLPMVLKAAIELDLLEIIARAGPDAQLSSSVIASQLQTQNPDAPEMIDRIMRLLASYSFLTCSLLTHHDGCVERLYGLAPVSTFFLANHDAPMAGFLKMLNHKVFLQSWHHLKDAVLEGGTPFDKANGVSVYEYAATDPSFNESFNTAILRGTIKTMREILEKYKGFDNAKVVVDVGGGIGAALELITSKNPNIKGINFDLPHVIQNAPTYPGVQHVGGDMFVNVPTGDVIFLKAVLHNWGDDHCLKLLKICYEALPKDGKVVVIERVLPVAPETTVDAKAMFRLDLFMLAQHPGGKERTEREFEILAKGAGFIGLKLVCCAFNQWVMELYKNHL; translated from the exons ATGGCTGCTTCCACAGAGAATCAAGTCAAAAAATCCAGCGTTTACTACAACGCCGACGATGCTGGCGTTTTGGCCATGGAAATTCCAGGTTCTGTAGTCCTTCCTATGGTTTTGAAAGCCGCTATAGAGCTGGATCTGCTAGAGATAATAGCTAGAGCTGGCCCAGATGCCCAGCTTTCATCTTCTGTGATAGCATCCCAGCTCCAAACACAGAACCCAGATGCACCTGAGATGATTGATCGCATCATGAGGCTTCTAGCCAGCTACTCCTTCCTCACCTGCTCTCTTCTTACACACCATGATGGCTGTGTTGAAAGGCTCTATGGCTTGGCACCAGTCTCCACCTTTTTTCTGGCAAATCATGATGCACCAATGGCTGGTTTCTTGAAGATGTTAAATCACAAGGTCTTCCTCCAGAGCTG GCATCACTTGAAAGATGCAGTTTTGGAAGGAGGAACTCCATTTGACAAAGCCAATGGTGTCTCTGTGTATGAATATGCTGCTACTGACCCAAGTTTCAATGAGTCTTTCAATACAGCAATCCTAAGGGGAACCATCAAAACCATGAGGGAAATACTTGAGAAATACAAAGGTTTTGACAATGCCAAAGTAGTAGTTGATGTGGGTGGTGGGATCGGAGCTGCACTTGAGTTGATCACTTCCAAGAATCCTAACATCAAGGGTATTAACTTCGATTTGCCTCATGTTATACAAAATGCACCAACTTATCCTG GTGTGCAGCATGTCGGTGGAGACATGTTTGTAAATGTTCCAACAGGAGATGTCATTTTTTTAAAG GCGGTACTTCACAACTGGGGTGATGATCATTGTTTGAAGTTGTTGAAAATTTGCTATGAAGCATTACCAAAGGATGGAAAAGTGGTTGTGATTGAAAGGGTTCTTCCTGTAGCCCCAGAGACCACAGTTGATGCAAAAGCCATGTTCAGACTAGACTTATTTATGTTGGCTCAACACCCTGGAGGAAAGGAAAGGACAGAGAGAGAGTTTGAAATCTTGGCAAAGGGGGCTGGGTTTATTGGTTTGAAATTAGTTTGTTGTGCTTTTAACCAATGGGTCATGGAATTGTATAAAAACCACTTGTAA